CTGTCATGTTGTACTTCACCTTGAAGCTTCGCAAAAATGACCGTGCTGCGCAATTGAATTATGAGCGTGCGGAGCAATTGCCCATGCGGGGCATTTACAGTGATATTTTCAAACTTTCGATTCCAATCGTATTATCTTCACTCGCTGTTCCGGCAATTAACTTTATCGATTCATCGTTGGTAGTTCCACTGCTTAGCGGACGAATCGGACTGGAAGAAGCGACAGGAGTTCTTGCCATTCTTGGTGCCAAGGCCCAAAGTATTGCAGGCATTCCTCCGATTCTGGCTATCGCACTGAGTCAGTCGCTTGTGCCCGTCATTTCGGCAGCTTTTGCACGCAAGGATGAAGTTCATCTGAAAAATCAGGTGACGCTTGCTTTGCGCATTTCGATTCTGACAGGAATGCCAATCGTTATCGCTCTATGTGCGGCGGCATATTCCGTTAATGGTTTGCTGTTTACCAGCCCAGACGGAACACCGATCATTACATTGCTGACGTTCGGTACCATTTTCCAAATTACAATGATGACCACCAACTCCATTTTGCTTGGGGTAGGTAAACCACGGATTACAATGATCAGTGTAGCTGCGGGTATTGTGGTCAAACTCATAGCGAGTTTAATCCTGGCTCCGATTTTTGGCATCTACGGCATCATTATTGCGACAGCATTGTGTTTCCTGGTTATTACGTACCTCAATCTGCGGGTACTTCGAAAAATTGTTGATTTCTCGATCATGGGTGATCGCTGGAAAGGATTTATCATTACCGTACTGCTTGCAGCAGGTGTTGGTTTTGCGGCGAACTGGGCTGGCAACTCCATCTTTGATCTATTCCTGCCAGCACGTGTATCTTACCTTGTGACCTGTCTGTTTGTGGGGGCGCTTGTGGTTGTCGTGTACCTGGTGCTCATGGTTGTTCTACGTGTACTTCGACAAGACGAGCTGGGCAGTTACCCTCGTATTTTGCAAAAAATACTCCGCCCACTTATGCGTCTACAACGTGGAGCCGGGCAGCGTGGATAATCGATTTAACACACAATACACACTTCGTTATATTTGTTGAAAAATAAGTACAAGCTCTGTCTGCTTTCATAGCGGACAGGGCTTTTTTGTAAAATCTATATAAAGGTAGTCCATTATAGACTTCTAGACATTCCCTGGTAAGGCTCTATCCTTAATGCGTTAAGGTTTTGGCATCATGGGCCAATGCCGTTTTCAGCATGCCATACCGATGCTCATGACTCATCTCAAACAGCCAGGGGCGGCGCGGGATCGTGAGATGACCGAGGCAATCGCGATTTTGCAGCCAATCCTGCCTGGTAATCGGTTCATACGGAGTATCACCCCATACGGCCAGCAATTCTGGACTATATAACCGTTGTCCTTCCGCTAACCATTCTTGGTGCAGCAGCTCGTGACTATAGAGCTCAGCTTCTCCGGCTTCATCTTTATGTGCGGTGAACAGACCAGGCCAGTATTCAGCACGTGAGCCACGGTGGGGAACCGAGCGTGCAAACTCCAATACTTGTGTGTACACTTGTTCCACTCCAAACAGCATCGCATATAAGCCCTTGCCAAACATTATCCGCTCATCCAGCTTGCCAAAATGTTCAATAACCCGGCCTGCAAGACCTTTTTCCCGTCCGAGTGGAAATACGATATGATTCAGCCCAGCCAGATTATGCAGATGAAATGCGGGTTTGGACAGCACTTGTTTTTGAAAATAGGGATGCTGCACGACCCGGCTCTCAATATAGTTCTGCTCATTAATAATTAAGGCCACACTAAGCAGCGAGCTGCATCGCTCCAGCCAAAATCGTTCCCAAAATGGCGTCATGAACGCCGATACATGAAAATGGGACAACAAATGGAAACAGCTCCGGCCGATCCGCCGGCTATTCATATATAACAGAAGCTGGGGATAAGCATCCTGGAAAATGAGGGCATTGCATCGCTCCAGTAGTCGATACATGTGCTCACGGTCTGTTTGATTTTGCAGATTATGCATAAGGTCACTCTGAAGATCGGTCATGTGATATCCGCCGTTGCGGGATACCATATGGGCCAGCAGGGCCCAATGCAGCTCTGGATACTGTTCGTAACATTCCAGGTATGCTGCTGTGCGAGTGATGTTACTCCGGTTGTTTTCCTGCGTTAATGTTTTGATCTCTTCCAGAATAATGCAGTCCTCTTCACAGACCAGTGCACTGAGCGTATTTCGGGCAAAAGAACTTTCGTTTCCAGGCAATAGGCGCTCCACATCAGCTTGTAAGGTAGCAGCCATGTCAGAGTCCCAAGCCATATCACGCAAAGGATGACGAAGCTGTGCAGAGGCCTGCCAAGCCGCCTGTTTACCCCTCCATACTTCACGGGCGGCACCTGGGATGGACCGGACCATCTGCAATATCGACCCGTGATGGGCAGATTCGGAGGAATCCGTTTTAACGGAAGTCATGACATGACCTCCTTTCCTGATAATCTGATTATTGTTTTAGTTTAACAAGCTGTTGATATCAGTATGCGCCGAATATTTGACTTCCACTCCGCAATTTGCTTCACTAAGAGGATAAGACAAGGTATAGAAAGGAAGATGTTGTGATGGAAAAGATTACATCGAAATCGGAATTTGATGTGGCAATCCAATCTCCGCGTTTGACTGTAGCTGTATTTAAGGCAGATTGGTGTGGTGATTGCAAGTACATCGATCCGTTTATGCCTGAAGTTGAAGAGAAGTTTGCTCGTGAGCTGAAGTTGATTGAGGTCGACGTAGATCAGGTGGGTACAGTGAGCGAAGAGCAAAATATTCTGGGTATCCCCAGCTTTGTAGCTTACACGGATGGCCGGGAACTCGTTCGTTATGTGAACAAACTGCGCAAGTCGAGAGAAGAGATTGAGCAATTCCTGCAGCGTGCAGTTGAGGTGTATAACACGATTCATAAATAAAGCATGACAGGTTCACCATGTTAAAGGTTATAATTAAAGGAACGCCATTTCTCTTGAAATAGGGAAGTGGCGTTTGTATTTTTAACATTTTTCGGGGAAGCTAATGACGTACATAGCCTTGATCAATGGAGGGTCAACTTTTCGACAGACGTTAACATTTTGTCACAAAGCGCGGGCGTCAATGACACATTTATCCGGTATAATGAATTTAGTTGTGAAATAAGTGTCAAAGTACCGAATCAAGCGGAGGATGTAGTTCTTCGCCATCTTAAACCAACAGCGGGTGAGAAAAAAATTGAAGCACTTAACCTTGTTTAAATGGTTAACCGTATTAACCTGTCTTGTCATGTTTCTGGCCACATTTGGCGGAGGCGTTGTAACCCGAACGGAATCGGGCCTCGGCTGCGGTGCAGAATGGCCTTTATGTAACGGAAAACTTGTGCCTGCACACACGGTTGCCTCACTTATTGAATTTTCCCATCGCGCCGTTAGCGCACTGGCAGGACTGTTGTCCATAGCCTCTTTTGTAGCATTTTTGCGGTTTGGCAAATCACGCCGTGATCTGCAGTTGTTTTCATTGTTAACGCTGATATTTGTGATTGTCCAGGGAATCATGGGGGCTTTTGCCGTCGTATTCTCCCAATCTTCCGCAGTCATGGCACTGCATTTCGGGTTTGCCTTAATCGCTTTTGCCAGCTCCTTGATGATGGCGCTTGGTATTCGGCAGGAGGCTCGCCATGGTGGATTGGAACGACTGAATCGATATCCGCGAGTCAGCAAAGGGTTCCGAAATCTGGTATGGTTTTCCACGATCTATACGTACCTCGTGGTATATACTGGAGCATTTGTGAGCCATACGGATTCTGCTGGAGGCTGTTCAGGCTTTCCGCTCTGTAACGGGCAGATTATTCCTGAGCTCTCGGGAGGCGTAGCTGTTGCTTTTGCTCACCGGGTGGCGGCTGTTTCATTAGTAATCGTCATTGCAATTCTCGGCCATTTTGCGTATCGCAAACATCCGGATAACACGGAATTAAGAGCGCTCGGCGTCATTTCTGTTGTACTGGTTTTATTGCAAGTGGTCATTGGTTTTGGACTGATGCTCACGATGAACCGTCCGGAAGTGTATATGTTCGTGGCGCTGGCGCATATGCTGGATATTGCCATTTTGTTCGGCGTATTAACTTATATGAGTTTCCTGGTGTATAAGCTGCATCGGCCCGTTAACCGGTTCTAATCTATATCCGAATTATTGTAGTTCAGGGGATGAATCCAGTGAAGTTCACCATCCGATGATGTACATCATTGGACAGGTGAACTTTGTTTGATGTCAGGCGTGTCAGGGCACCCTATTGTAAGCAGCGGTCATACGTTTACTCTGATTCCGATTTTGTTTAATATGATGAATTATTATTATTATTATTTTATGATCTGCAGAGTGGAAAGAGGAGGCTATATATGCTGCGAACGTTGCTGGGTGAAAAGCCACGTAAGAACGAAGGCATACTTAAGGACGCGATGGAGGCGATGGCGGATACGCTTGAGCTATTTCAGCGACAGATGCATGTGGACCATGATCCTACCCATGATTTTCGTAAACTGTATATATGGACCCAGGGACTGATCTCTTCGCTGGATGAACTGGAGCAAAGCTGTTTTGCAGCTTCCCATTTCCGTCAGAAAGTCAAAGCGGGCTCTACGGATGATATGACATTACCAGAAAAAGCAGAGTATGCCCGTTACGTCTATTTCTATAAGGATGGCTTCATCCGATGTTTTGCCATTCTGGATAAGTTAGGTACAGTGTTGAATGAAATGTTTGAGCTGAACACAACCAATGTTAAAACACATTATTCTTACTTTACCGTATTAAGACAGTTCGGATATGACAAGCAGCATTATGTTCTTGCCAACGAACTCATCCAGATTAAAGATTCCTACCGTGAGCCAATGAGCAAATTACGTAAACGACGAAACATGGAGATTCATTACATGAATTCCGAAATGCAGGATGATCTGTGGCAGCTACACCAAACTTTGCAGGGGAAAGTGAAGCTGGAGGACCTGGATCAGCATCTTTTGGAACTCCGCGAGGGCGTAGACATGGTATGTAAGACGTTAAAAGCAGCGTACGGCTACATCAACAAGAAGTGGCATAAGCA
Above is a window of Paenibacillus sp. E222 DNA encoding:
- a CDS encoding polysaccharide biosynthesis protein, yielding MSKKETFIRGTLILAAAALIARVLGLVQRVPLEHILGDIGNASFTISNTVYLMLLTVATAGIPSTLSKMVSERYALGRAGEAQQIYRAALIFAAVAGVIMSALLWFAAPYYATYVSKVPESVSAIRALAPALLLFPAIAMMRGYFQGRGNMTAGGISQIVEQFARVGTAIIVAFVMLQWNYDDQTIAAGASFGGVFGSIGAFAVMLYFTLKLRKNDRAAQLNYERAEQLPMRGIYSDIFKLSIPIVLSSLAVPAINFIDSSLVVPLLSGRIGLEEATGVLAILGAKAQSIAGIPPILAIALSQSLVPVISAAFARKDEVHLKNQVTLALRISILTGMPIVIALCAAAYSVNGLLFTSPDGTPIITLLTFGTIFQITMMTTNSILLGVGKPRITMISVAAGIVVKLIASLILAPIFGIYGIIIATALCFLVITYLNLRVLRKIVDFSIMGDRWKGFIITVLLAAGVGFAANWAGNSIFDLFLPARVSYLVTCLFVGALVVVVYLVLMVVLRVLRQDELGSYPRILQKILRPLMRLQRGAGQRG
- a CDS encoding DUF2515 family protein, whose translation is MTSVKTDSSESAHHGSILQMVRSIPGAAREVWRGKQAAWQASAQLRHPLRDMAWDSDMAATLQADVERLLPGNESSFARNTLSALVCEEDCIILEEIKTLTQENNRSNITRTAAYLECYEQYPELHWALLAHMVSRNGGYHMTDLQSDLMHNLQNQTDREHMYRLLERCNALIFQDAYPQLLLYMNSRRIGRSCFHLLSHFHVSAFMTPFWERFWLERCSSLLSVALIINEQNYIESRVVQHPYFQKQVLSKPAFHLHNLAGLNHIVFPLGREKGLAGRVIEHFGKLDERIMFGKGLYAMLFGVEQVYTQVLEFARSVPHRGSRAEYWPGLFTAHKDEAGEAELYSHELLHQEWLAEGQRLYSPELLAVWGDTPYEPITRQDWLQNRDCLGHLTIPRRPWLFEMSHEHRYGMLKTALAHDAKTLTH
- a CDS encoding thioredoxin family protein yields the protein MEKITSKSEFDVAIQSPRLTVAVFKADWCGDCKYIDPFMPEVEEKFARELKLIEVDVDQVGTVSEEQNILGIPSFVAYTDGRELVRYVNKLRKSREEIEQFLQRAVEVYNTIHK
- a CDS encoding heme A synthase, yielding MKHLTLFKWLTVLTCLVMFLATFGGGVVTRTESGLGCGAEWPLCNGKLVPAHTVASLIEFSHRAVSALAGLLSIASFVAFLRFGKSRRDLQLFSLLTLIFVIVQGIMGAFAVVFSQSSAVMALHFGFALIAFASSLMMALGIRQEARHGGLERLNRYPRVSKGFRNLVWFSTIYTYLVVYTGAFVSHTDSAGGCSGFPLCNGQIIPELSGGVAVAFAHRVAAVSLVIVIAILGHFAYRKHPDNTELRALGVISVVLVLLQVVIGFGLMLTMNRPEVYMFVALAHMLDIAILFGVLTYMSFLVYKLHRPVNRF
- a CDS encoding Cthe_2314 family HEPN domain-containing protein, whose amino-acid sequence is MLRTLLGEKPRKNEGILKDAMEAMADTLELFQRQMHVDHDPTHDFRKLYIWTQGLISSLDELEQSCFAASHFRQKVKAGSTDDMTLPEKAEYARYVYFYKDGFIRCFAILDKLGTVLNEMFELNTTNVKTHYSYFTVLRQFGYDKQHYVLANELIQIKDSYREPMSKLRKRRNMEIHYMNSEMQDDLWQLHQTLQGKVKLEDLDQHLLELREGVDMVCKTLKAAYGYINKKWHKQGVAQPPK